The Dehalococcoidia bacterium genome has a window encoding:
- a CDS encoding acyl-CoA carboxylase subunit beta, whose translation MTDPLARIETRRRAVQDAARADAVARQHALGKQTARERVAMLLDTGSFREFGALAEPARENAFSEDLDAPADGVVTGTGRIDGRPVGLLAFDFTVLGGSNGKTGALKVQRQARLALQHGYPLVMLLDGGGHRIQDGLDSRHFAHGSGDFFHNQARLSGWAPMVAAMLGMGFAGPSNYAALADFVVMVRGTATMGVAGPALVKAAIGEEISKEALGGAEVQADRHGMADLAVDSEEECMAAVRRFLGYFPSNCRAPLPVVPCDDPPDRREEALLSLVPENGRRAYDVRRAIELVADRDSVFELKPAFAQNLVTMLARLDGRPVGFIANQPRRLAGTLDAAACEKGAHFISLCDAFGLPLIQFVDVPGFMIGSAAEKTGLIRRSGRLLYELGQATVPRCTVILRKGYGLGYLAMSGGRAFDADLCVAWPTAEICAMSIEGAVDVAYRRDYQAAPDPAARRQELIASFQAQIDPLRAAAGFGIDDVIDPRDTRPILIDALGRAAPRRSDTRPPKYHGISPI comes from the coding sequence GTGACTGACCCGCTTGCCCGCATCGAAACACGTCGCCGCGCTGTGCAGGACGCGGCGCGAGCGGACGCCGTCGCTCGCCAGCACGCGCTGGGCAAGCAGACGGCCCGCGAGCGCGTGGCCATGCTGCTCGACACCGGCTCCTTCCGCGAGTTCGGCGCCCTGGCCGAGCCGGCGCGCGAGAACGCCTTCAGCGAGGATCTCGACGCGCCGGCCGACGGCGTCGTCACCGGCACAGGACGGATCGACGGGCGACCGGTTGGGCTGCTCGCCTTCGACTTCACCGTGCTCGGCGGCAGCAACGGCAAGACCGGCGCCCTCAAAGTGCAGCGCCAGGCGCGGCTTGCGTTGCAGCACGGCTATCCGCTGGTGATGCTGCTGGACGGCGGCGGTCACCGCATTCAAGACGGGCTCGACTCACGCCACTTCGCCCACGGCAGCGGCGACTTCTTCCACAACCAGGCGCGCCTCTCCGGCTGGGCGCCGATGGTGGCGGCGATGCTCGGCATGGGCTTCGCCGGGCCGTCGAACTACGCGGCGCTGGCCGATTTTGTGGTGATGGTGCGCGGCACGGCGACGATGGGCGTGGCCGGCCCGGCGCTGGTGAAGGCTGCGATCGGCGAAGAGATCTCGAAGGAAGCGCTCGGCGGCGCCGAGGTGCAGGCCGACCGCCACGGCATGGCGGATCTGGCCGTGGACTCCGAGGAGGAGTGCATGGCCGCGGTGCGCCGCTTCCTCGGCTACTTTCCGAGCAACTGCCGTGCGCCGCTGCCGGTCGTGCCCTGCGATGACCCGCCCGACCGCCGCGAGGAGGCGCTGCTCAGCCTGGTGCCGGAGAACGGCCGCCGCGCCTACGACGTGCGACGCGCGATCGAGCTGGTGGCCGACCGCGACAGCGTCTTCGAGCTGAAGCCGGCCTTCGCGCAGAACCTCGTCACGATGCTGGCGCGGCTCGACGGGCGGCCGGTGGGCTTCATCGCCAACCAGCCGCGGCGCCTGGCGGGCACGCTGGACGCCGCCGCCTGCGAGAAGGGCGCCCACTTCATCTCGCTCTGCGACGCCTTCGGCCTGCCGCTGATTCAGTTTGTGGACGTGCCCGGCTTCATGATCGGCAGCGCCGCGGAGAAGACGGGGCTGATTCGACGCAGCGGCCGCCTGCTCTACGAGCTGGGGCAGGCGACGGTGCCGCGCTGCACCGTGATCTTGCGCAAGGGCTACGGCCTGGGCTACCTGGCGATGAGCGGCGGCCGCGCCTTTGACGCCGACCTTTGCGTGGCCTGGCCCACGGCCGAGATCTGCGCGATGTCGATCGAGGGCGCGGTGGACGTGGCCTACCGCCGCGACTACCAGGCAGCGCCGGACCCGGCGGCGCGGCGGCAGGAGCTGATCGCGAGCTTCCAGGCGCAGATCGACCCGCTGCGCGCCGCCGCCGGCTTCGGCATCGACGACGTGATCGACCCGCGCGACACGCGCCCGATCCTGATCGACGCGCTCGGCCGCGCCGCTCCGCGCCGCAGCGACACCCGCCCGCCGAAGTACCACGGCATCTCGCCCATTTAG
- a CDS encoding pyrimidine dimer DNA glycosylase/endonuclease V has product MRIWDVAPALLCQKHLTGEHRELHGLWNILTQGKRGYANHPETRRWRGKLAALYARHAALDAEMTRRSYRHASPLDPALAAGGAHQDEYVDAPAAQLCKLRARPCPCPLGEAARSRAGSAGSAGSAMSEQENNEALNRHYGRGDLAEAILDAVRAAGKNPEALTPDDLAPVDQFHIGGKPATVELAKLAGLHAGMRVLDVGGGIGGPARTLAAEFGCTVTVLDLTDEYVRTGELLTARTGLAERVQHRHGSALAMPFADASFDAAWTQHSSMNIADKERLYAEVRRVLRRGGTLALHEVMAGAAGEPRYPLPWADDAALSFLRPPAEIRSLVTAAGFRETVWQDVTAASLAFFERLQARPQPGAPPPFGLHLLLGAEAPARVANMTRGLADARLSVIEAVFRREPGIGNRE; this is encoded by the coding sequence ATGCGCATCTGGGACGTGGCTCCGGCACTGCTCTGCCAAAAGCACCTGACCGGCGAGCACCGCGAGCTGCACGGGCTGTGGAACATCCTCACGCAGGGCAAGCGCGGCTACGCCAACCACCCGGAAACCCGCCGCTGGCGCGGCAAGCTGGCTGCGCTCTACGCCCGGCACGCGGCGCTCGACGCCGAGATGACACGCCGCAGCTACCGTCATGCCAGCCCGCTCGACCCTGCGCTGGCAGCGGGCGGCGCGCATCAGGATGAGTACGTCGATGCGCCGGCGGCGCAACTGTGCAAGCTGCGCGCCAGGCCCTGCCCATGCCCGTTGGGCGAAGCCGCCCGATCGCGAGCAGGGAGTGCAGGGAGTGCAGGGAGTGCAATGAGCGAGCAGGAAAACAACGAAGCCCTCAACCGCCATTACGGCCGGGGCGACCTGGCGGAAGCGATCCTGGACGCCGTCCGTGCAGCCGGCAAGAATCCCGAGGCGCTCACGCCCGACGACCTGGCGCCCGTCGATCAGTTCCATATCGGCGGCAAGCCGGCGACCGTGGAACTGGCAAAGCTGGCCGGCCTGCACGCCGGCATGCGCGTGCTCGACGTGGGCGGCGGCATCGGCGGCCCAGCGCGCACCCTGGCGGCGGAGTTCGGCTGCACCGTCACCGTGCTCGACCTGACGGACGAGTACGTCCGCACCGGTGAGCTGCTGACCGCCCGCACCGGCCTGGCGGAGCGTGTGCAGCACCGCCACGGCTCGGCGCTGGCGATGCCCTTTGCCGACGCCAGCTTCGACGCCGCCTGGACGCAGCACAGCTCGATGAACATCGCCGACAAGGAGCGGTTGTATGCCGAGGTCCGGCGCGTGCTGCGGCGCGGCGGCACACTGGCGCTGCACGAGGTGATGGCCGGCGCCGCCGGCGAGCCGCGATACCCGCTTCCCTGGGCCGACGACGCCGCGCTGAGCTTCCTGCGCCCGCCGGCCGAGATCCGATCGCTGGTCACCGCCGCCGGCTTCCGCGAGACGGTCTGGCAGGATGTGACGGCGGCGTCGCTCGCCTTCTTCGAGCGCCTGCAGGCACGGCCGCAGCCCGGCGCCCCGCCGCCCTTCGGCCTGCACCTGCTGCTGGGCGCAGAAGCACCCGCCCGCGTCGCCAACATGACCCGCGGCCTCGCCGATGCCCGTCTGTCCGTAATCGAAGCCGTCTTCCGCAGGGAACCGGGAATCGGGAACAGAGAATAG